The genomic stretch AGGGACAGCGCCCGCGCCGCCTCGGCCATGGCGTCGTCCGGCCGGTTCAGGGCGAGCAGGATCGGTACGCCCTCCGAATGCAGCCGGGCACGCACCACCCGGTCTGGACGCCGGCGGGGGTCGTCAGGCACCCGCTCCAGCGCCTGCCCGAGCTGGCTCAGGCCCTCGGCCGGCCGGCCCAGCCGGCGCAGGGCTGTGGCGCTGCGGGCCAGCACCCGCGACGCCTCCTCGGCCGACCCGCCCGCCGCGTCCAGCCGCGCCGCGGCGTCCAGCAGCGCGTCGAGGGCAGCCTGGGGCTGGCCCAGGCGCAGGCGCAGGTCACCCTCCTGATAGCGGGCCCGTGCCGAGAGCAGCGGACTGCTGACCGGCACGCCCTGCAGGGCCACGAGCGCGTCGTCCCAGCGCCCGGCATCCTTGGCAATCAGGCCGCGCCACAGCAGGGCCCGGGGCCCGCCCACCGCCGTGCGGGGATCGGACACGGCGCGGGTCGCCGCATCAAGATCTCCCTCCCAGCGGGCCAGCGCCGCGTGAACCAGCAGCGCGTCGGCCTGGGCGGCCACCCCCCAGGGATCACGGGCGTCCATCCCCACCACGTCCGGGTGCTCCAGCTGCCGGCGGGCGGAGTCCACCATGCCGATCTCCAGGCTGCTCTCGGCCAGCTTGACCCGCGCCCAGGCCCGCACCGGGTCGCGGGGCGATTCCATCAGGGTGAACAGCGCGTCCCGCAGGGCCGGCTCCCGGTACTCGCCGCGGCCCGCGTGGTGCATGACCACCGCTCGGGCCAGCTGCTCCCGCTCGGGCAGGGAGCCGGCCCGGCGGATCAGGGGCCACAGGGGCGGCAGGTGCCGGGCGTCGTCCGGGTGGGCCTGCACGGCGGCACACACGGCCGCCCAATCGCCGAGGTGCGCCAGCGCGGCCAGCCGGTACGCGGCGAGCGCCGGCTCGGTGGTGGCGACGATCCGGGCATGTACCGCGTCGGTCTCGGGACGGCCGGCGGCGTCCCAGGCGGCCCGCAACACCGGGGTCGGGTGAACGCCGCCGTCATCCACGGGCCGCAGCAGGGCGCGCGCGTGTGGCGGCAGCCCCTGCGGATCGGTGCCCAGCGCGGCGGTGACGAGCGCCGCTGGCCACGCGGCATGCGGATCCCGCAGATTCACGGCGTTCAGCGCGCCCCCCGCCTCGACCACGCGGCGGGTGTCCGGATCCGAGCGGATGTTCCCGGCGTCGGTGTCGCCGGACCTCAGACTGACCAGCAGGGTCAGGCGGTCGAGATGCCGGCCGGTCTCGCGCACCAGCGTGTCCGCCTCGTGCCGGGCGATGCCCAGGGTGGTCATGAGGTACGTGCGCGCCTCGGCGCTGCTGGGGGGGCGCAGATCGATCACCTCGGCCGGGACGTCCTGCAGGCCACGGCGCGATTCGGTGGCGATCAGGGCAGCCACGCCGGGGCGCAGGTGGGTCAGCACGGTGGCCGCCACCCAGCCGGCCGGACTCGCGGGCGTGCCGTCCACGTGGCGCGGCGGATGGCCGCCGATCTGCAGGTCGTCGGTCACGCGGATCAGCACCGCGCCGGCCGCCGGCAGGGCCACGCGCAGCGCGTCCACCTGGGCCTGCGCGATCTCGGCGTACGACGATCCCCGCCCGGTGCCCGGCGTGGACACGTCGGTGGCGTCACCGGACAGGAGCAGCCGGGTCACGGCCACGTCCGCAGTCCGCAGCGCCCGGTCGAGGTGATCCAGCAGCACCGTCTTGCCCGCACCGGCGCGTCCGGTCACGATCAGCCGGGGGGCACGGCCTGCCCGGACACCGGCGAGGAACTGCTTGTAGGCCCGCTTCTTGGACCGGCCCAGGAGTTCCAGGGTGTCCGGCACCGCCGCCGAGACGGCCACCGCATCGCCCGCCGGCAGGTCGCGCCCGGTCTCGCGGGCGAGGTCACTCAGGATGCCGTGCAGGGCCGCCTTGTCGCGGGCGGTTCCGATGTCGCGGTACACGATGTTGCGCAGCGCCGCCGGGTTCGCGCCGCGTCCCCGCATCTCGGCCTCCAGCCAGCGCAGGCTGCCGCGCTGCTGCCGCCCGGAGGCCGGGGGCGGCAGGTGGCGGCGCAGGTCGGCCAGCACGCTCTTCCAGTCCATGCTGCGACGAGCGTAGCACCCGAACGGGGGGAGCCCGGCACATGAACTGCGTCCAGAACAACCCAGGAGTGCCCACCCTGACGGGATCGTCAGGTTCCATTCAGGCCATGATGTGTATACTCCGCGTCAGCATTCACAGCCCAGACCGTCACCGGAGGAACCCCATGCGAACGACTGCCCTGACCCTTGCCCTCATGTTGTCTGCTCCTGCCCTGGCCCAGAGCCAGCAGGCCGCCCAGGCCCTGTACGACCAGGGCAAGTGGCAGGAGGCCGCGTCGGCCGCCGCCGCCCTGAATACCAGCGCCGGTCTGGCGCTGGCGGCCGAGGCCACCACGGGCGGGGCCAGCCTGGTGCCCGACAGCCAGAAGAAGGCCCTGTTCACCAAAGCGCAGGACTATGCCAAGGCAGCGATCTCCCGCGATCCCAACAACGCCGACGCGTTTTTCGAACTCGCCCGCGCACAGGGCCGGCTCGCGCAGTTCAGCGGCATCCTGCAGAGCCTCGGCCTGGCGACCGACATGAAGGGCAACCTCGACAAGGCGCTGTCGCTGAATCCGAAGATGGCCGGCGGCTACGTGGCCCTGGGCCTGTGGAACGCGAACCTGGTGGCCAAGGGCTTCATCGCGGTGCGGGCCTCGGGGGCAGACCGCAACCAGATCGTCCCCAACTTTGAGAAGGCGATCGCTCTGGAACCGAACGTCGCCATCCACAAGATCGAGTACGCCAACGCCCTGATCCTCCAGGGCAAGAAGGCCGAAGCGGCGGCGCAGCTCGACCGGGCGGTCGCCCTGCCGGCCGACACCTTCTGGGAGAAGCGCGATCTGGAGGCGGCCAAGGCCACCCTGGCGAAGCTGCGCTGAGCGCGTCCCGGACACGCCCGAGCGCGGCGCGGCGAGTGACAGCGGACTGGATCCACGCCGATCCGGCCCTGCTCAGTCCGAGGCCTTCTGCTCGTGGTACTCGCTGATGTGGTCGTACACGGTCTGCGGGAATTCCAGGTCACGGTACACGTTGCCCTCGTCCGGATCGGTGGTGTCCGGGATGATCGGGAAGTCCTGCTTGCCCTGGTACTCCATGATCTTCGCTCGGCTGGGCGGGCTGTACTCCCGCTCCTGCACCTGCTGCACCAGCGCGCGGGCCTCGGTCTCGCCGAAGTCCCGATCCTTCGCCAGCTGATCCACCAGCGTGTCCTCGTCGAGGAAATGCCGGGCGACGATGGCGTACACCAGCCGGCCATAGTGTCCGATGTCCTCGCCCCGATCCAGGGCACTGCTCAGGTGGCGCATCATGTGGTTGGCCGTCAGATCCTCCATTGGCATAATTGATCCTCCTGATTCAACGTAGAACATACCGTTCCCGGCCGGATGATGGAGCGGTGCCGGCATCTTCACGTGGGCCTCAGATGCGGATTCGGGCGGACGCCGCGGTGCGTTACAGTGACGGCATGATCGCGTACAGCGAGGTCTGGGCCTTCACGCCGACCCCCGGTCAGGGCAACCGTGCCGGGGTGGTGCTGGACGCCGCCTCGCTCGGCGACGCGGAACTGCAGGCACTGGCGACATTTCTGGATGCCCCGGAAACCGTGTTCGTGATCCGCCGGGGCGACGGCCGCGTGCGGGTGCGCTATTTCACCCCAACCCAGGAGGTCGAGTTCTGCGGCCACGCGACGGTGGCCCTGGGCCTGATGCTCGCTCAGGCCGGCCTGTGGCAGGGCGAGGCGCTGGAACTGGAGACCCTGGCCGGCCGCGTCCCGCTGCGGCTCGTCAGCGACGCGGGCGTGCCCGTCCAGGTGTGGATGCGCCAGCGCCGCCATGAGACCCGCGCGGTTCCGCCCGCGTACCGACACCGCCTGGCCGAGGCCCTGGGCATCAGCGACCGCATGATCCACCGTGGCCTGCCCCTGGCATGCGCGAGCAGCGGCCTGTGGTCGGTCTTCGTGCCACTGCTCGACCCGGTGATCCTCGACGGGCTCGAACCGGATTTCCCGGCGATCGAGACGCTGAGCGCGGAACTGGGGGTCGGCTCGGTGTATGCGTACACGCCGATGGGGGTGAACCGCTTCGCGTCGAGGGATTTCGCTCCGCTGGTGGGAATCCCGGAAGACCCGGTGACCGGCAGCGCGGCCGGGGCCGTCATGGGGCTGCTGGCGCACCACGGTCGCCTGCCGGTGCGGGCTGGCCGGGCCTGCGGCGTGATCTACCAGGGCCACGCCCTGGGATCCCCCGGCGAGGTCGAGGTCGAGATCGAGCTGGAGGGCACCACGGTCATGGGTGTCCACGTCGGTGGCTGCGCGGTGCTGGGGCACGAGGGACACTGGCGGCCGTAGCGCCGTCGTGCCCCGATCTGGCGGGCGACCCCTACACTGGGCCGCATGCTTGGACTGATCTGTGTGGATGTGGACGGCACCCTGGTGGGCACAGGGAATACCGTCCGGGACGATGTGTGGGCGGCCATGGCCCACGCCCGCTCACTCGGGGTTCGGATTGCCCTGTGCTCCGGGCGGCCAGCGGTGGGACATGCCCTGGACTACGCGCGGCGCCTCGACGGCGACGGCTGGCACGTGTTCCAGAACGGCGCGAGCATCGTGAACGTGGGCACCCGCGACAGCCTGTCCGAGCCGATGCCGGACGGAGCGGTGGCCACCCTGCTGGCGCACGCCGACGCCACGGGCCGTCTGCTGGAGGTCTACACCGACACCGAGTACGGCTTCAACCTGCCGGGCGACCTGGCCGAACGCCACGCCGCCCTGCTGGGGCTGCCCTACGTTCCCCGCGCCCCCTCGAGCCTGAATGGGCCG from Deinococcus sp. AB2017081 encodes the following:
- a CDS encoding tetratricopeptide repeat protein, which translates into the protein MRTTALTLALMLSAPALAQSQQAAQALYDQGKWQEAASAAAALNTSAGLALAAEATTGGASLVPDSQKKALFTKAQDYAKAAISRDPNNADAFFELARAQGRLAQFSGILQSLGLATDMKGNLDKALSLNPKMAGGYVALGLWNANLVAKGFIAVRASGADRNQIVPNFEKAIALEPNVAIHKIEYANALILQGKKAEAAAQLDRAVALPADTFWEKRDLEAAKATLAKLR
- a CDS encoding PhzF family phenazine biosynthesis isomerase, translated to MIAYSEVWAFTPTPGQGNRAGVVLDAASLGDAELQALATFLDAPETVFVIRRGDGRVRVRYFTPTQEVEFCGHATVALGLMLAQAGLWQGEALELETLAGRVPLRLVSDAGVPVQVWMRQRRHETRAVPPAYRHRLAEALGISDRMIHRGLPLACASSGLWSVFVPLLDPVILDGLEPDFPAIETLSAELGVGSVYAYTPMGVNRFASRDFAPLVGIPEDPVTGSAAGAVMGLLAHHGRLPVRAGRACGVIYQGHALGSPGEVEVEIELEGTTVMGVHVGGCAVLGHEGHWRP
- a CDS encoding Cof-type HAD-IIB family hydrolase, producing MLGLICVDVDGTLVGTGNTVRDDVWAAMAHARSLGVRIALCSGRPAVGHALDYARRLDGDGWHVFQNGASIVNVGTRDSLSEPMPDGAVATLLAHADATGRLLEVYTDTEYGFNLPGDLAERHAALLGLPYVPRAPSSLNGPVVRAQWVVPLGEQAEVMAEPHDGLTLHPAGSPAMPDIMFISVTRAGIGKGAAVKRIAAGYGLSMDRVMMVGDGENDVAAMQVVGHPVAMGNAVEAARAASRYVVADVDDGGLREAVELALTL